The genomic stretch CGCAAAGGCGCGAACAAAATAAGCCTCACCCAGTGTCCGGTTGCGTACTGCTTCTGTTACGTTGACGGCGTTCTCAATGCCGGTGATGGTCTGGTTGGCTTTGTTGAGCATCCAGTACAGATCGTTCCAGCCGTTCTTCATATACCCTTCACGGCCGGTGGGAATGAAATTCTTGATATTCTCGCCATCCGCTTTAGCCCTTCCTACAATGAGGTCGTCACTGGCGTTCTGCACCCAGAACAGGTCGCGGCCCCAGGTGGACTCATAACGCATCGGGACGTAGAGGGCGGCGGCTGCTTTTTCAAGGTCAACATCGCTTTGCCAGAAGAAAGCGGTGGTGGGTTCGCCATAAGGCTTTGTGTCTACCCAGTTTTTTGTGCAGCCCGTGCTGAAGATCAGCAGGGCGGCCAGGAATACGATATAGTTATTGCGATACATGCTATTGTCAGTTTATGATCAGAAGTTTAATTTGGCGCCGATGGCTACTACTCTCGATACGGGGAATTGTCCGCCGTCAAACCCGATGCCGCCTACTTCGGGGTCCATGCCCGAGTATTTGGTGATGGTGAGCAGGTTATCTGCACTTATATATACCCGCAAACCATTGGTCCATTTGATATGGTTGAAGGTGTAGCCAACCAGGATATTCTTGATCCGCATATAGTTGCCGTTCTCCAGGAACCAGTCGGAAGGCCTTTGGAAATTCTTGTTGGGATCATTGGCGCGGATCAGCGGAATAGTGGAATTGGGGTTTTCGGGCGACCAGGCGTCCAGGATCTTGTTCCAGCGGTTATAACCCTGCTCTGCACCGTTGAGGGTGGTTTGCTTGAAGGCGTGGAAAAGTTTTACACCGCTGACGCCCTGCAGGAAGATGCTCAGGTCAAAATTCTTCCAGGTCAGGTTGGCGGTAAAGCCATAGGTCAGGTCGGGGAAAGCGCTGCCCATGAATACGCGATCGTCATCATCAATATTGCCATCACCGTCTGCATCCACAAATTTCAGGTCGCCCGCATGTGCATCAGGCTGGATGCGGCTGCCGTTCTTACCGGTATAGGCCTGCGCTTCCTGGTCTGTCTGGAAGATCCCGTCCGTCTGGATCAGCCAGAAGCTATAGATGGGCTGACCAACCACAGAGCGATAGGGGGACATGACACCTCTCCAGGTAGCGCCATCAGTCCAGGCGGATTTCGGGTTATCGTCAATGTAATGGACTTTATTCTTCAGGGTGGCGATGTTGGCGCCCACCTGGTAAGATACTTCGCCGATACGATCACTCCAGGTGGCGGATAATTCCAGCCCTGTGTTCCGGATCTCGCCCTGGTTGATGTAAGGCGGGTTATAGCCGAAAGTAGCAGTCCATTCGTTGTCCTGTTGTTTGATCAGGTTGAACGTGCGCTTCTTAAAATAATCAGCGGTGAAGTTCAGCTTATTGTTGAGTACAGTAACATCCAGGCCGATATCAGTTTGTTCAGAAGACTCCCAGGCCAGGTCGGGATTATGCCTGGAGTCAATATAGAGGGCTGGGGTGTTGGGGCCTCCTTCACCTACCTGGTAGGTATGGTTGGAAGCCAGCTTGGGATAGGCATAGTTCACGCCGATAGAGCCCAGGTTGCCGATGCGGCCCCAGCTGGCGCGTACTTTCAGCAGGTTGATGCTTTGTACATCAAAGAAGGGTTCCGAGCTGAGTTTCCAGGCGGCGGTAACGCCGGGAAAGCCCTGGCCGCGGGTGCTGGAAGCCAGTCTGCCGGCCATATCATAGCGGTAGCTGCCGGTCAGGAAATAGCGGTCGGCCCAGCTATAGGAAAGGCGGCCTACATAAGAGGCGCTCCTGTCTTTCCATTGGTTATCGGAAGCCTTGTCCTGGTCAAAAATGCCGGCATTCACAAAGAACTGCGCCCAGTCGGATTCATTTTCAAAGCTGCGGGCAGTGGCGCTGAAAGAGCGGGAGCTGCTTTCCTGGCCAGTCATAGAGGCCATGGCCGAAATATTGTGACGGCCCAGCACCTTGTTATAGTTCAGGGTATTTTCCCAGAACCATTGATAGTATTTGCTGCTGGAATAGCTCAGGGTATTCATGGTGTTCGGCTTACCGGGCTCTGTGCGTTTGGGCTCAAAATTTTTGTACAGGCCGTTGTTGGTGCGGTAAGAGAAACGGGAAATAAAACTGAGACCGGGCAGCAGCTGCGAGATGGTTATTTCAGATACAGATTGGATATCGCCCGTTTTATTATAAGGGTTGTTGCGCAGCAGGGTGGCCAGCGGGTTGATGGCATCGCCGTGGATACCGAGGTAGTCGGAATCCCTTGGCCCTGTGCCGCCAAATGTACCGTCATCATAATAAGGGGTGGCGGAGCGGGGCATATAGATAGCGGACAGGATGGTACCGCTATAACCGCTGGAGGTTTCTGTTCCGCGGTTGTCATTGTTGTTCCAGAACAGCTCCTGGCGCAATTTAACGTGATCGTTCAGTTTATAATGTGCGTTAAAGCGGAGGGACAGGTTTTTGGCGTAGGTGTTCACCAGCGTACCTTCTTCTTCTTCATAGCGTGCCTGGAGCAGGGTAGAAAATTTATCGGTCCCTGCGTTCAGGGATACGGTATGGCGCTGGATCATGCCGGTGCGGAAGATCTGGTCCATCCAGTCGGTCCGGGTCACCTGTGCATAAGGGTTGAGGCTGGCGTCCCATCCGCTTTGCAATTGCATGCCGGCATTGGTGCGGGCCAGGTTGGCTACTTTGGCCTCGTCTTCGGCAGTGAGTGATTGCGGCAGTCGCCAGGCTGTTTTGGCGCCTACAAAACCCTCATAGGTAACACCGGGATTGCCTTTGGCGGCCTGGCGCGTAGTGACCAGGATAACACCGGCAGCACCGGTGAAAGCTCCGTAGATAGCTGCAGAAGCGGCATCTTTCAATATAACGATAGATTCAACATCCGAGGGGTTGAAAGGCGCATTGGGTACTCCATCCACTACAAACAATACGTTTTCAGAAGAGCGGGAACCCGTACCACGGATGGTGATAGTGGGGGAGCTGTTGGGGTGGCCGCCATTGCTGATGGCTGTAACGCCGGCTACTTTACCCTGTATCATACCTGCCACGTTCAGTACGGGCCGGTTCTTGATCTGCTGCATATCGGGAACAGTGGATACCGCTGCGGACAGATCGCTCTTTTTCATAGCGCCATACCCAACTACTACTATCTGGCTGCCTTCTGTGGCCAGCACGGACAGGCGGATATTGACGTTTGTGCCGGCGCCTACAGTGGCAGTGGCCTCTTTATAACCGATCATGGAAAATACCAGCACATCACCGGGGTTGGCGTCAATGCTGAATTCACCGGCGCCATTGGTGGAAGTGCCTTTTGTGGTGCCGCGCACCATGACGGAAACGCCGGTCAGCGGCTGGTCCTGTTCATCGGCTACCAGGCCTTTGATGGTCTTGTATAAAGTGAGCATGCCGGGTTCTTCCATCCTTTCCTTTTTCTTCAGCACCACCGTGCTGCCTACAATGGAGTAGGTGAGCGGCTGGTGGCGGAAGCAGCTGTCCAGCACAGCTTCCAGCGAGGCGTTCCGCATGTTGATGGTCACTTTTTCCGTATCGCGGAGCCATTGCTCATCAAAAAAGAACGCAGTACCAGTCTGCTTTCGGATGGTTTTAAAGATCCGTTGAAGATCAGCGTCTTTTTCAGATATGGTGATCTTCTGGGCGGTAACGTTGGCGCTGACCTGCATACAGGCGGCCAGCAGCAACAGGGCTGTAAATTTTACCATTAACTGAATTTGAGTTACAGGGGGCTTGTTGAAGATCAAAAAGCTCCTGCAAGTACTTTTTTGCATACTTTTGTTCATGTTTGGAGTGAAAAAACAGGTTGCGTTCTGGTAACAGGTAACTGAAATTTCGCTTCCGGGCATAAGCCGCCTGACCGTCGAAAGCAAGGCGGTTTTTTTATTTCAGCTACCTCATATTTTTACGCTGCCGTTTAAGGCAGTACAGTGATCTTTTTTCCTTCTACTTTGAAATGGACATCGCTTTCTTCGAGTATGGTCAGCACTTCCGCGCCATTGCTGGTGCGGGCTATTTCTCCGCCAAACTGCCTGTCGGGGATGGCTCCGGCATAGGCTATCTCTACATCGTACCAGCGCGCTATCTGTCGCATGACGGTGGGCAGGTCTGCCTTATGGAAAGAGAAATAGCCGTTCTTCCAGGCCACTACAGCGTCCATATCCACTTCCCGCGTAACCTGCAGGCCGGAGTGGCTGTGCAGGCGGGCCTGCTCGCCAGGGAATAATATTTTTGACTGGCCTGCTTCCCCGCTGATCTTCACCCTGCCTTCCAGCAGGCTGGTGCGTACGGTGTTTTCATCTTCATAGGCATTGATATTGAAGTGCGTGCCCAGCACCAGTACTTCACCGGAGCGGCCGGGCGCCGCATTGAATTGTACTATGAAGGGCGCTTCTTTTTGCTGGGTCACTTCAAAATAGACTTCCCCGGTAATTTCTACTCTTCTTTCGTTGGCGCTGAATGCCGTGGGAAAACGGATGGAAGAGGCTGCATTCAGCCATACTTTAGTGCCATCCGCCAGGGCCAGCCGGTATTGTTTTCCCCTTGCCGTGGTCAGTGTGTTCAGGAGCTGCGACTGACCCGCCTTTCCGCCGGCCTGGTAGCTGAGTGCGCCGTCTTTATTCAGTACCTGCGTTTGCCCCTGCACGGTAATAATTCCGTCGGCCGCGCTGTCCAGCACAATAACACTATTGTCCGAGAGAGTCAGGGTAGCGCCATCTGCGCCAGGCTTCAACGCATGTTCTGCCGGTTGGGACATGACGATGATCCTGTCTCCGGCGGGTTGGCTATGGCGTTGCTGCACCAGGAAATAAGTGGCGGCGCCGGCGGCCAGCAGCAGGACTGCGGCATATTTCAGCCAGGGCCGCTGTTTTTTGCGAAGGGGAACAACCGGCGCAGCTGTAATGCCGGCCCTGCTCATAAAATGGCTGAGCTTGTCTTTGGCCAGTGATCCGGTGGACTGATGGCCTGCTTTTTCCCATTGTTCCAGCAGGGCGGCCGCCAGCATGTCCTCATGGGCTGCGGACCTGGTCATCTCCAGTAAGGAATCCAGTTCACTTGCTGTGATGCTGTTGGAGAAATATCGGTCAACCAGGTAATCCCAGGTTTCTTTGTTCCAGTTTTGCATGATAGTAGGCGCTTCCGGATGGTTTTGTTCACACTATATGACGGGTGGTGGAAGACCAATAACTATTGGTTCGCAAAAAATAATAAGCCGGTAATAATGAGGAGGGTGGTAAGGTCGAGTGATTTGGCCAGGTAGCTCCTGACAGATCGCTGGGCCTGCACCAGCTGGTTATTGACCGAGCTGCGGGAAATATGCAGTTTGCTGGCTATCTGATCATGCGAGAGCATTTCTTCGCGACTGAGGTGATAAATCTTTTTCCGCTGGGGTGGCAACAGTCCGATGGCTTCCCGCAGTTTTTCTTCAAATTCCCGGGTCAGCAGGGGCTGGTCCGCCTGGTAGGAGTCTGCTGCCTGGATCTGCTCCCAGAGCATATCCCCGAGCTGTTGGTCGCCCGCGGCCGACCGGAGAAAATCAATGCCCTTATTGCGGGCAATGCGGAACAGGTAGGCTTCGGGGTTTTGAATAGCACCGAGGTGATCCCGGCCTGTCCAGAGCTTCATGAATACATCCATGGCCAGCTCTTCCGCAACAGTATCTGATTTGATGAGCTGGGAGATATACAGGAAAAGGCGTTCATAAAATATTTCGAACAGCTGCTCCATGGCAACCGTATTACCTTTTGCAAGCTCCTGGAAGATCAATGTATCTGGAAATGGCTTGGGCATCGGTCTGGAAATAATGCCTGCAAGGTATAAAGGATGCCCAAGCCATTTACGATAGTTTGGAAAGAAAACAATAAGTTAATCCGGGTCAGCTATCGCTTGTTCACTATATAAGTGGTCATCTTTTTCAGCTTTTCTCCCTGCAGCTCGTAGATATCACAGTAATGCCGTTCCTTTTCTTCCCCGTTTTCTTTCATGGTGACAATACCATCACAAACGCCGGTATTGCCTTCTACCACTAAGTGATCTTTGGTAGCGCTGAGCATTTCCATATCTCCGCTTGCAGCAAACATTTTTTTCAGCTCCTCTTTACCTTTTACGGTCATATCGCCAACCATAATCCATTCAAAATCATCAGTAACAATATTGATGAGCCCTTCGGTATCGTTATTGTCAAAGAGGGCGATGATCTGCCGGATAATTTGTTTTGCTTCCATAAATGAATGTTTGTGACATTCATTAAAAAATAATGCCATGGCTTACTGGCGCTGGAAACTGCGCTTAAAGGGCCGTTGGTAGCCCTTTTTTTCCAATTTCGTTATTTATACTTCCAAATTGGGTATACAAAGGATTTTGTCCGTTCTACTTTCGCAGGGCATTTAAAAACCCAATTATCAATACACCTAACCCTTGTTGAAAGCAAACCGCTGTCAGGCCGTTTTCAGCACTGGTTTTGTGCAGACTGGCTATGCGATCTTTCCGGAAATATTACCTGCCATCTCTTTTCGCCTGCTGCCTTTGCAGCATGCAGCTGTTGTTGATGGGTATGGGCAGGGACGAAAGACAGATGCAGCTGGAAGGAAGGATACTAACCCGGGAAGGGCAGCCGGTGCCTGCGGTCTCCATTCGCTTCAAACACCTGTCCACCGGAACAACTACGGATGAGGAAGGACTTTTCAGGCTTGCCTGCCATCCTGGAAACTATACGCTGGTCTTCTCTCATACCGGTTTTCAGCCTCTGGAAACCGGGCTCACCGTAGCCTGGAATGAATCCGGTAAACAATCCTATGAAGTAGTGCTGGAAGAAAGAACCGTATACCTCAAAGAGGTGCTGGTGACCGGCAGGGCGCTGTCAGCCAGTCCCTCGCTGGCCAGTCTCAAACGCCATCACCGCCTCATTCCCGGCGGCAGCTCGCTGGCCCTGATGGAGCCGGCTGTGCAGCGACTGGAAACGCTGAAGGATGCACTGAAATACGAACCGGGGGTGATCATCCAGGAATTTTTTGGCGCCAACGACCAGCCCCGCTTAAGTATCCGCGGTTCCGGTATTCAAAGCAATCCGCAGCGACGCGGTATTTATTTATTGCAGGATGGTATTCCCGTCAATTTTGCAGACGGTTCTTTTATCATCGGTGTGATGGACCCGTCCCTGGCGGCTTCGGTAGAAGTGTTCAAAGGCGCCAATGCCGCCGGTTATGGCGCAGCCACATTGGGCGGCGCCCTCAATTTCAATACCCGGACCGGCAGGCAGCAGCAGGGGCTTTCCGTCAAATCAGAAGGCGGCTCCTTTGGTTATGGCTCAGTTACTGCCCTGCTGGGCGATCAATGGGATAATAAAGATGCACACCTGGCCCTGTCAGCCAGCAGGCAGGATGGTTTCCGCCAGCACAACAGCAATAATAAAGCAGGACTTGCCGCCAACTTCGGTTACCGGGTATCGGAAAAAGTGGATACCCGCACTTACCTCAATTTTTCTCATATTGATTTTGATGTGCCAGGGCCGCTGACCCTGACTATGATTGAAGAAGATCCTGCCCAGTTGAATAAAGGCGTAGTACTTCCTTATTCTATGGGACCGGATATCGCCCGCGATAAACCCGGCCGGGAAGCCACTGTCCTGCGCGTCAGTCACCGCATGGCTGTGCAACTGGCCGCTGAAACCGATCTTACCCTGGCGGTCTATTACCAGCATGTGCAGGATCGCTTTGTATTTCCGATCGTATTGTCCACCCAGCGTTCCGCTGGTCATGATCTCGGTGCTACCATCAGCCTGGTGCATACCCTGGGTAAGCACCGTTTGTCAGCAGGGTTGATTGGCAGTTACGGATCCATCAGCCGCAGGGGCCATATCAATAAAGATGGACTGGACTCCTATATGTTCAGCAAAGACAGGCTCAAAGCCGCCAACCTGACCGTTTTTGCGGAAGACGACTGGACGGTCAACCACCGCTGGCGCCTGATTGCCGGACTGCAGGCGGTGACCAATACACGCAACAGCCGGGATGTTTTTCCCGATCCGGACCTGCGGCCCTGGTATAGCCATACCTCCGGCAAATACCGCTATTTCCATTCAGACAGGATATCCCTGGATCAGCAGTATCATGCTGTCAATCCCAGGCTGGGTGCTATTTTCCAGGCAGGCCGAAAGAAAGAACTGCAGTTTTTTGGAAATATCAGTGCCAGCTATGAACCGCCCACATTTGATGAACTGGTGGGTACGGCAGTGACCGATAATATCAACACCAGCCCCAAACAGCTGTTTGCGGTCCGGCTGGATAAACAGACTGCCCTGACAACTGAGCTGGGCAGCCGCTATGAAGGGAGCCGCTTTGGCTGGAATATTTCTCTTTACCATTCCTGGCTGCGCAACGAGTTGCTGGAAGTGAAAGATTTTGTGCTGGGCGTAAAAGAGACCAGGAACTATCCGCGCACCATACACCGGGGTATTGAGTTAGGACTTATGGCCATACCCATCCGACGGATATTCAGTGCGTCAGGAAAAGATCAGCTGATGATCCGCGGCATGTATACCTATAGTGATTTCTATTTCAGCTCGGGAGAATATACCGGCAATAAGCTGGCCGGCGTACCGCCGCACTATATCAGCGCCTCGCTGGAATACCGGAATAAGGGACAGTTTTTTGTAGCAGCCAGCCTGGAAAGCCAGCCACAGCCTGCCTTTGTGGATCACCAGAACACCCTGGTACAACCAGCCTTTACCATTTATGGCTGCAGGATAGGGTATGAAGGCGTAAGACATTTCAGCTTTTACGTGGAAGGAAAGAATATCGGCAACAGGCATTATGCCGCCAGTTATATTATCAACGACCAGATACACCCGCCGCCAATGCCTTTCCCGGCATTCACGGTAAACAATATTGCTTTTTTTATGCCCGGCCCAACCCGCGCTATTTATGTGGGGGTCAGTTACCAGCTGGACAAAAGACAAAGCAATAAAAACTCAAACAAGCAGTAAAAAAATAACCCAGTTATGGCAATAGAATTACAACTGAATCAAAAACAGGGACACTGGATACTGGCCCGTGTAGGGAAAAGAGTATTACGCCCGGGCGGCAGGGAACTGACCCGCGTGCTGATTGATAATATGGATATCGGGACCGCCGATGATGTGGTGGAATTTGCGCCGGGATTAGGTTTTACCGCTTCGCTGACCTGTGCCCGCAAACCCAGCAGTTATACCGGCGTGGATAACAACCAGGAGGCTGCTGCGCTGGCCGCCAGGAATATACGGTATGACCGGGTGAAAATGATTGTGGCAGATGCTGCCGAAACCACGCTGCCGGATGCCTGTGCTACCAGGGTATACGGGGAAGCTATGCTGACCATGCAATCGCTGGAGCATAAAAAAGCCATTATCCGGGAAGCCGCCCGTCTGCTCAGGCCCGGTGGTTATTATGGCATCCATGAAATGGGCCTCAAGCCGGACAATATCAGTGAGGCCATCAAACAAAGTGTATACAAGGAGATCAGTGCCAATATCCGTGTCCCTGCACGTCCCCTGACAACTGCCGAATGGGTGGCGCTGATGGAAGGAGAAGGTTTTGAAGTGGTCAGCGTGCATCATAATCCCATGCACCTGCTGGAGCCCAAAAGAGTGATCCAGGATGAAGGCTTTTTCCGCACGCTGAAGATTGTATACAATGTGCTGACGCATGCTGATCTGCGGCAACGTATAAAAACCATGCGCAGGACATTTAAAAAACACGAAAGTAATATCAATGCCATTGCTATTGTGGCGCGTAAAGTATAAGTGAGTATGAAGAAATACCTGTTATACCTGTTGCTGCCGTTGCTGCTGGCCTGTTCCAAGGATGATCATTATTCACCGGACCTGGAAAATCCCGGTCTGTTGCCTGATAAAGGCGATTACCAGGATGAGGACCATGGTACGCAGGCGCTGGCCGAAGAAATAGCAGGTCAGTTCAGCAGTGAGATCGGCATGATCTATTACGATGCAGAGACCCGCAGCATACCGCAGCTATACCTGACAAGAGGAAGCAGTACTGTAACAGTGGCTGCCCTTCCCAGCGGTGCTGTGGACATCAGCTTTGAGCGCTTCAATACGGTCTTTATGCCGCTGCAGCTGTCGGTCCGCATAAAGACCCTGCTGGAAGCCCGCGGCGATACCCTGTTCCTGCGTGGTACGGACGGGATCATCCGCACCAGCTCCGGTAGCGGCGCTATTGGCCAGCCACTACCGGAAAGTGACGACGGGGAACTGACCGGTATTTATGTACGAACCAAAAAGGAGCTGAAGTTATTGATAGACCTGATGCTGCCCATACCGGTGAAAGCGTCAGTGGAAGGAACCAGATAAACCATTTAAAAAAACACCCTTCAATGAGATACATACACAGACAGACCGGGCTTTTCCTGTTACTCGCCCTGGCCATATTCAGCGCCTGTAATAAAGAGCTGGACCTTGATGATGAAACAAAACTGCTGCTGGACAAGCAGGAAAAGCTGGAGCAGCTGGATTCCCTGTTCGCACTGGCCTTCCGGGATCCTGTAAAGGCAGAAACAGACTATTATAATTTTGTGATGGAAGAGCTGGTGACAGCTGACCAGAATTTCCTGGTGAACAGTGATGTGCAGGCCCGGAATACTTTTACTGACCTGGCCATCCGCCTGAATAAACATTTTAAAGAATTGGCGGATACCTTTCAGTCCACCAGCCTTTTTGACCTGTACAAAGCAAGGTTTGAGAATATCCTCCTGAATCAGTCCCTGCATGGAGAGATCCCGCACCTGCTGAAGAAAGGGGAACAGCTGAAGTTGTTCAATGATAAAATGGCGGAGATAGATGCCTTCTTCAGCAGCAGGATAGCAGCCTTTAAAAGCAATAGCCCGGCAGACAATGCCATTACGGATAAAAACTGGGCGCTCAGCACATCCGCTTTCAGCTTTGATCCTTTTAAGATCTATGCCATCAATTTTGATTTTGTGCTGAAGACGGACAGGACCATGGAGCTGAACAATTTCTTCTTCAGCCCGCATATTCCCAGACCCGGCACGCTGGCTGGCGAGCAGTATGAAGGCAACGGCTTTAACGTCAATGGCGGCTCCCTGCTGTCAGCCAAAGAATATGCTGTGTACAACAATAAGATCTGTTTCTATTTTTACCTGAAGAACGATTATGATGTGCTGAACCAGACCGGTAAGCTGGAAAGGTACTGGTATTATGAATACCAGTACGAAGTAGTGAATGGTCAGCTGCTGCTGACCAAACCAAGGATAGGATTTTATATGTATCCCGCGATCAGGTATGCCGGCTATGATGATCCTGCTTTCCAGGAGCTGTATCTGCCTGCCCTGCAGAACGGGTATACCTTATCTGCAAAATAAGCCCACATGAAACATACAGGTTATATGCTCCTGCTGTCAGTATTGCTGCTCTCCTGCAGCAAGCGGGAGTTTGACAAGGATGCAGATTTTACCAATGGATCCACTGATGCTGTCTGGGCTGATAATGCCCTGCTGTTCACCAAAATATTCCGGATGAATACAGCCGGTGACCTATTATGGTTTGATATCCGGAACGAGATCGCCTCCTTTTCAAAACCTTCCATCAGTCTCACTTTTAGCGATAATGGGGTAGGGCGGTTTAAAAAGATTGACCTGCGTGGAAGGCTGTACCGCTACGAGCAGGGGACGGAGGAACTCCGTTTTGTGAACATACCTCTTGATGTGTTTGGCACTGAACTTAATGCCGACTTGGTATTTACTTTTCGCCGCAAACAAAAGGAGGGTTGTGAGCTGATCACTGATGTCAATAGCCAGCAGGAATGTGAACGGACCTATGTGCTGGTATTGAAAGGACTTGATTTTACGGAGCCGGACCTCTTTGTGACGCCGGATAATATAGCCCAATACAATGGACGGACCCTGCTTTTGTCTGCTTTATCGGGGGAGTTAAGCGGGATGAATTAATTAATTGTTATGCGAAGAAAGTTTGTATATCTGTTGCTGCTGCTGCCCTTGCGCTGGGCTGATCTGTCCGCACAGGTGGGAGTAAAAGATACTTTGCCAGGCACTGATTCGCTGCGCATCCGGGAGCTGGAGGAAGTCACCATCCAGGGTGTAAAACGAAAAAGGGAAATAGGCGCCGTGCGGGTGGGCCAAAAGCAGCTGGCCATTGAAATGACCACGGATCTCCGGGACCTGGTCCGCTACACACCGGGGGTTGGTATATCTTATGCCGGTTCCCGGGGCGGCAACCGGGGTTTCGCTATCCGGGGTGTGGAGGCTAACCGGGTTGCCATCAGTGTGGATGGCCTTCTGCAGCCTGAGATCCATGAGAACATGGTGTTCAGCGCCTACGGCCTGTCCAATGCTTCCCGTATTGAGTTTGATCCCAATTTTGTTTCGGCCATTGATATCCAGAAAGGAGCCGCCTCTTTTGCCGTAGGCTCCGGCGCCCTGGGTGGCGCTGTCAATTATACTACCAGGAAAGCATCGGACCTGATAGGGAAGGACAAAGATTTTGGCGCCCTTGCACAGGCTTCCTATAACAGCAAGGATGACCTGCGGATGGTGCTGGCCGGTGCTGCGGTAAAAAAAGGCAAATGGGAAGGCCTGGCCATGTTTGCCCGCCGGGAAGGTGGCGCTATCAATAATTTTGAATACGGAAAGCTGAGTCGCAATATCACTTCTACCCGCGTTGATCCCATGGACTATACCCAGCATACTTTCCTGGGTAAGATCGGTTACCAGCTTTCGGTTGAACACCGTTTCGATCTCTCCTATTTCCTGCTGGACAAAAAAGTGGATGCGGAGATCTGGTCGCAGGAACCGCTGGATATCTTTACCTCAGCTGATAAGCCATATTATTATTCCCATGACCAGACCCTTAGCAAGTCTTATACGTTCAGCTATGCCTATACGCCGGTAGGAGGATGGATAGAGAAGCTGGGTGTGGCTGCCAATCTGCAGCAATCCTACCTCGATGCAAGGACCTGGTCAGAATATTATCGTCCCAATTTTTTTGATAACGGCAATTTTAACCTGGTGTATGAAGGGCGGCGCGATAAATACCGGGGCCAGGAGATCAGGGACAGGGTGGCCAGGCTGACGGTGGAGATGAAAGAATGGTCTTCGCGAATTGCCGGTAAGCACCAGCTCAGTGCCACCGGTACTGTCACCGGGAAATACAATGATAACCGGAATGTGGATGTAGAGCGGCCCCGTGCTTCCAATGAAGTAGATGGCTATACTATCCGTATGGGCCGGCGTTATGCCTTTGGCGAGGAGATGGGTACTTTCACCAATGCCTATTCCTTCCAGCGGCCCGTAGCCCGTACCGGTTACCAGTTCAGCCTGCTGGATAAAATAAAAGCCAGTTCCAGGCTGAGTGTCGGCCTGGGCGTCCGCTATGATCATTTCCAGACCCGCGACCGCAACCCTGATCATGCCAATGATACCTATTACATGGATCACCTGATGCGCAACCTGCAGGATATAAAAATGCCGGATGCCGCCATTGATGATCAGCAGCAGGGTGTATCCTGGCTGGCCACCGCTAACTACCATTTCCATGAGTATTTCCAGCTGGGCTATAAATATGCTACCGGCTTCCGGGTGCCTACGCCTGAAGAGCAGTACTTCCAGTATTTTTCCTCCTGGCCCTCTTTTCTG from Candidatus Pseudobacter hemicellulosilyticus encodes the following:
- a CDS encoding TonB-dependent hemoglobin/transferrin/lactoferrin family receptor codes for the protein MRRKFVYLLLLLPLRWADLSAQVGVKDTLPGTDSLRIRELEEVTIQGVKRKREIGAVRVGQKQLAIEMTTDLRDLVRYTPGVGISYAGSRGGNRGFAIRGVEANRVAISVDGLLQPEIHENMVFSAYGLSNASRIEFDPNFVSAIDIQKGAASFAVGSGALGGAVNYTTRKASDLIGKDKDFGALAQASYNSKDDLRMVLAGAAVKKGKWEGLAMFARREGGAINNFEYGKLSRNITSTRVDPMDYTQHTFLGKIGYQLSVEHRFDLSYFLLDKKVDAEIWSQEPLDIFTSADKPYYYSHDQTLSKSYTFSYAYTPVGGWIEKLGVAANLQQSYLDARTWSEYYRPNFFDNGNFNLVYEGRRDKYRGQEIRDRVARLTVEMKEWSSRIAGKHQLSATGTVTGKYNDNRNVDVERPRASNEVDGYTIRMGRRYAFGEEMGTFTNAYSFQRPVARTGYQFSLLDKIKASSRLSVGLGVRYDHFQTRDRNPDHANDTYYMDHLMRNLQDIKMPDAAIDDQQQGVSWLATANYHFHEYFQLGYKYATGFRVPTPEEQYFQYFSSWPSFLVLSNPDLQPERSQNHEIEIAGSGRLVTYTLGLYTTAYSNFIDVEQGTIEVTSALDNSRRNLSYSRNVNRRSARLRGIDARMFWELREVWAPLQGFSLTTAVSYAKGTTSYGTSMLAVQPLTGLLALDYLAKKEKWYASVKLNLFGAKDRTDTRFIEKTASKEVQRSFPSLFLQDASTVDLLGYYRVLPKLTLRAGVYNIFNRQYWRWDDLRQLTNPALLPHIDNFLREGTKSITRFSQPKRYFSISIELSI
- a CDS encoding class I SAM-dependent methyltransferase, with amino-acid sequence MAIELQLNQKQGHWILARVGKRVLRPGGRELTRVLIDNMDIGTADDVVEFAPGLGFTASLTCARKPSSYTGVDNNQEAAALAARNIRYDRVKMIVADAAETTLPDACATRVYGEAMLTMQSLEHKKAIIREAARLLRPGGYYGIHEMGLKPDNISEAIKQSVYKEISANIRVPARPLTTAEWVALMEGEGFEVVSVHHNPMHLLEPKRVIQDEGFFRTLKIVYNVLTHADLRQRIKTMRRTFKKHESNINAIAIVARKV
- a CDS encoding TonB-dependent receptor, with product MQLLLMGMGRDERQMQLEGRILTREGQPVPAVSIRFKHLSTGTTTDEEGLFRLACHPGNYTLVFSHTGFQPLETGLTVAWNESGKQSYEVVLEERTVYLKEVLVTGRALSASPSLASLKRHHRLIPGGSSLALMEPAVQRLETLKDALKYEPGVIIQEFFGANDQPRLSIRGSGIQSNPQRRGIYLLQDGIPVNFADGSFIIGVMDPSLAASVEVFKGANAAGYGAATLGGALNFNTRTGRQQQGLSVKSEGGSFGYGSVTALLGDQWDNKDAHLALSASRQDGFRQHNSNNKAGLAANFGYRVSEKVDTRTYLNFSHIDFDVPGPLTLTMIEEDPAQLNKGVVLPYSMGPDIARDKPGREATVLRVSHRMAVQLAAETDLTLAVYYQHVQDRFVFPIVLSTQRSAGHDLGATISLVHTLGKHRLSAGLIGSYGSISRRGHINKDGLDSYMFSKDRLKAANLTVFAEDDWTVNHRWRLIAGLQAVTNTRNSRDVFPDPDLRPWYSHTSGKYRYFHSDRISLDQQYHAVNPRLGAIFQAGRKKELQFFGNISASYEPPTFDELVGTAVTDNINTSPKQLFAVRLDKQTALTTELGSRYEGSRFGWNISLYHSWLRNELLEVKDFVLGVKETRNYPRTIHRGIELGLMAIPIRRIFSASGKDQLMIRGMYTYSDFYFSSGEYTGNKLAGVPPHYISASLEYRNKGQFFVAASLESQPQPAFVDHQNTLVQPAFTIYGCRIGYEGVRHFSFYVEGKNIGNRHYAASYIINDQIHPPPMPFPAFTVNNIAFFMPGPTRAIYVGVSYQLDKRQSNKNSNKQ